In one Phycisphaeraceae bacterium genomic region, the following are encoded:
- a CDS encoding cadherin-like beta sandwich domain-containing protein yields MQMVIPATNNPDNDAHLATLTTSVGTIFPSIYENRASFVVKVASGIKMASITATARDPRATIKLNGEPIVQGQATREYSLHSGFNDFQLEVTAADGQTRFLARLKIIRAYTLLNWDRILNEAPFKIRDSEGELVFNNRLWILGGYTPELVSDIWSSADGKTWEYSGDLPDPKGINIPVRFSHAGKMWISGASGGFYSSPNGKDWTLVSDNVPWKGRYAAGSAVFKGRMWVAGGSGNGNVYNDVWSSIDGREWTIECTKAPWSPRQLFGNLVVFQDKLWVIGGGIVAYQPFRAYNDVWCSDDGKNWTRVTDDAPWPVRIWSECAVYADRLWLMGGYRGQPDSINFNDVWYSRDGKQWNQLQTEDVWEPRHEFSPLVLNDKLYVIAGNAWPLKNDVWTLEIKGLCFTTQPSVEEFIGARYRYDAHADFNHSSSPVRYRLVNSPSWLSMDEKTGRVSGSCDVPGGYPITIEAYDDAEETTQQSYTLHVIAVG; encoded by the coding sequence ATGCAAATGGTAATTCCTGCTACCAACAATCCGGATAATGATGCCCACCTCGCAACGCTGACAACCAGTGTTGGGACGATTTTCCCCAGTATTTATGAAAACCGCGCCAGCTTCGTCGTCAAGGTCGCCAGCGGTATCAAAATGGCGAGCATTACGGCCACCGCTCGCGATCCCCGCGCGACGATCAAGCTCAACGGCGAACCCATCGTCCAAGGTCAGGCGACGCGCGAGTATTCACTCCACTCAGGGTTTAACGATTTTCAGCTTGAGGTTACCGCAGCCGACGGACAGACACGCTTTCTTGCCCGGCTCAAAATCATCCGTGCCTACACCCTCCTGAACTGGGACAGAATTCTCAATGAAGCTCCTTTCAAAATTCGCGACTCTGAAGGAGAGCTTGTCTTTAACAACCGTCTATGGATTCTCGGCGGCTATACGCCTGAACTGGTCAGCGATATCTGGAGCAGTGCGGACGGCAAAACGTGGGAATATTCCGGCGATTTGCCCGACCCAAAGGGAATCAACATCCCTGTACGTTTTTCGCATGCGGGCAAAATGTGGATCTCAGGAGCCAGCGGCGGGTTCTATTCCTCACCCAACGGCAAAGACTGGACACTCGTCAGCGATAATGTTCCATGGAAGGGCAGGTACGCAGCCGGTAGTGCGGTGTTTAAGGGTCGTATGTGGGTAGCTGGTGGTTCGGGAAACGGCAATGTGTACAACGATGTGTGGTCATCGATCGATGGTCGTGAATGGACGATCGAATGCACCAAGGCTCCGTGGTCGCCGCGTCAGCTTTTCGGCAATCTCGTGGTGTTTCAGGATAAACTTTGGGTGATCGGAGGCGGGATCGTCGCTTACCAACCGTTTCGAGCATACAACGATGTGTGGTGCTCCGACGACGGTAAGAATTGGACCCGGGTGACGGATGATGCGCCTTGGCCAGTACGCATCTGGAGCGAGTGTGCTGTTTACGCAGATCGGCTCTGGCTGATGGGTGGTTACCGTGGACAGCCCGACTCGATCAATTTCAATGACGTGTGGTATTCGCGCGACGGAAAGCAGTGGAATCAACTCCAGACAGAGGACGTTTGGGAACCGCGCCACGAGTTTTCTCCACTGGTACTCAACGACAAGCTCTATGTGATTGCTGGTAATGCATGGCCGCTCAAGAATGATGTATGGACCCTTGAGATCAAGGGACTTTGTTTTACGACTCAACCGTCGGTTGAAGAGTTTATTGGGGCGCGATATCGCTACGACGCTCATGCGGATTTCAACCATAGCTCCAGTCCGGTGCGCTACCGACTGGTGAACTCGCCTTCATGGCTGTCGATGGATGAAAAAACAGGCCGGGTGAGCGGCTCCTGCGACGTACCAGGCGGCTATCCCATAACGATCGAAGCATATGACGACGCGGAAGAGACTACACAGCAAAGCTACACGCTGCATGTAATCGCGGTTGGATAA
- a CDS encoding phytanoyl-CoA dioxygenase family protein, producing MESLDALRDLFDRDGFVIVRGLFPPAEIEELRSQISRYVREVVPKLPKEAAFFDDYSKPETLRKMQALDRRDPWFAQFMNRGKHVPMLEHFLRDQFSPQGLEWFDKLPFDQNATPAHQDGYYWNRKPNVACSLWIALDPVDRENGCLWYARGSQKLGILPHEASGVLGFSQGLKDFDVKKVDAVPAELSPGDAVAHHASTIHWTDVNRTPRHRRAISTFCFGASTVLDEEGHARYAASLKAQLAKRGIASTM from the coding sequence ATGGAATCGCTGGATGCGCTGCGGGATCTGTTTGACCGAGACGGATTTGTGATAGTACGCGGGCTTTTCCCTCCAGCAGAGATAGAAGAACTCAGGAGCCAGATCAGCCGTTATGTCCGCGAAGTGGTGCCGAAGTTGCCCAAGGAAGCGGCATTTTTTGATGACTACTCAAAGCCTGAAACGCTGCGCAAGATGCAGGCACTTGATCGCCGTGATCCATGGTTTGCCCAGTTCATGAATCGGGGTAAACACGTTCCCATGCTGGAGCACTTTTTACGAGATCAATTCAGCCCACAGGGGCTTGAGTGGTTCGACAAGCTGCCATTTGATCAAAATGCTACTCCAGCGCATCAGGACGGCTACTACTGGAACCGTAAACCGAATGTCGCCTGCTCACTGTGGATAGCACTTGATCCGGTGGACCGTGAAAACGGCTGCTTGTGGTATGCCCGCGGCTCACAAAAGCTGGGGATTCTTCCACACGAGGCAAGCGGGGTATTGGGGTTCAGTCAGGGATTGAAAGATTTCGATGTCAAAAAAGTGGATGCGGTGCCGGCCGAATTGTCACCGGGTGACGCGGTAGCTCATCATGCGTCCACGATTCACTGGACCGATGTGAATCGTACGCCGCGACATCGCCGCGCGATATCGACGTTTTGTTTTGGAGCATCGACCGTGCTCGATGAAGAAGGTCACGCTCGCTATGCAGCGAGCCTCAAAGCACAACTGGCTAAACGTGGTATCGCCTCCACCATGTGA